A stretch of Myxococcus hansupus DNA encodes these proteins:
- a CDS encoding TetR/AcrR family transcriptional regulator has translation MTSAHHRKKQPDVIRAQLLRAALEIVTQGGTQGVTLEAVAARAGVTKGGLQHHFRSKQLLLDALFEEMNQQFVDSFHAHIAEDPDAHGREARAYLRAMVSSPASAEENKGLRALIGSMMVEPDLRERWNCSWQEDLKLGPGGVSPQDINSIICRLASDGLWFSDLIEDQGISPEVRAAVIRRLEELTRE, from the coding sequence ATGACGAGCGCCCACCATCGCAAGAAGCAGCCCGACGTGATTCGGGCGCAGCTCCTGCGTGCCGCGCTCGAAATCGTCACGCAAGGGGGGACGCAGGGGGTGACGCTCGAAGCCGTCGCCGCCCGGGCCGGTGTGACGAAGGGCGGCCTCCAGCACCATTTCCGAAGCAAGCAGCTCCTGCTGGACGCGCTGTTCGAGGAGATGAACCAGCAGTTCGTCGACTCGTTCCATGCGCACATCGCGGAGGACCCGGACGCGCATGGGCGGGAAGCCCGCGCGTACCTCCGCGCCATGGTCTCCAGTCCCGCGAGCGCGGAGGAGAACAAGGGCCTGCGCGCGCTGATTGGGAGCATGATGGTCGAGCCCGACCTGCGCGAGCGGTGGAACTGTAGTTGGCAGGAAGACCTCAAGTTGGGTCCCGGTGGTGTAAGCCCTCAAGACATCAATTCCATCATCTGCCGGTTGGCCTCGGATGGCCTGTGGTTCTCGGATCTCATCGAGGACCAGGGAATCAGCCCTGAAGTCAGGGCCGCGGTCATCCGCAGGCTCGAGGAACTCACCCGGGAGTAG
- a CDS encoding metal-sulfur cluster assembly factor, which translates to MPEQALRERIQDIPDPCSCATGVPLGIGEMGLIESVKRTDGQVTVRMHITSPMCMMAAYFMREIEERLLKVDGVTTVNVEFDQELKWTPQDIEPGARQRLADKRITMLGGRLLPQDSEQRRS; encoded by the coding sequence ATGCCTGAGCAGGCACTGCGCGAACGCATCCAGGACATCCCAGACCCGTGTAGCTGCGCCACCGGCGTGCCGCTGGGCATCGGGGAGATGGGGCTCATCGAGTCCGTGAAGCGGACGGACGGACAGGTGACGGTGCGCATGCACATCACCTCACCCATGTGCATGATGGCCGCCTACTTCATGCGGGAAATCGAGGAGCGGCTGCTCAAGGTGGACGGCGTCACCACGGTGAACGTGGAGTTCGACCAGGAGCTGAAGTGGACGCCGCAGGACATCGAGCCGGGGGCCCGCCAGCGGCTCGCGGACAAGCGCATCACCATGCTGGGCGGCCGGCTGCTGCCCCAGGACTCGGAGCAGCGCCGCTCTTGA
- a CDS encoding glutathione S-transferase family protein: MITVSAFKWVPPFAQGLVRDLRVRWALEEAGLPYQTRLIDPEVQVSKDYRALQPFGQVPVLEEDGLVLFESGAIVLHIAARCEALLPADAAGRARAVSWLFAALNSIEIMIQPLAEVDLFFAKEEWAKLRRPGIVEALNGRLGELAAQLGDREYLEDRFTAGDLMMVTVLRILRHTDLLDGFPSLKAYKERCEARPAFQRALAAQMAPFQQPRA; the protein is encoded by the coding sequence ATGATCACCGTGAGCGCGTTCAAGTGGGTGCCCCCGTTCGCACAGGGTTTGGTCCGGGACCTCCGGGTGCGGTGGGCGCTCGAGGAGGCCGGGCTGCCGTACCAGACGCGGCTCATCGACCCCGAGGTCCAGGTGTCGAAGGACTACCGCGCCCTCCAGCCCTTCGGACAGGTGCCGGTGCTGGAGGAGGACGGGCTCGTGCTCTTCGAGTCGGGCGCCATCGTGCTCCACATCGCGGCGCGGTGTGAGGCGCTGCTTCCAGCGGACGCGGCGGGCCGGGCTCGCGCGGTGTCGTGGCTCTTCGCGGCGCTGAACTCCATCGAAATCATGATTCAGCCACTCGCGGAGGTGGACCTGTTCTTCGCCAAGGAGGAGTGGGCGAAGCTGCGCAGGCCCGGCATCGTGGAGGCGCTCAACGGGCGGCTGGGCGAGCTCGCGGCCCAACTGGGCGACCGCGAGTACCTGGAGGACCGCTTCACCGCCGGCGACCTGATGATGGTGACGGTGCTCCGCATCCTCCGGCACACGGACCTGCTGGACGGATTTCCCTCCCTCAAGGCCTACAAGGAACGCTGTGAGGCGAGGCCCGCCTTCCAGCGCGCCCTGGCCGCCCAGATGGCGCCGTTCCAGCAGCCGCGCGCCTGA
- a CDS encoding phosphotransferase family protein → MWDARRQALEAFLAEKAGARSARIDDARLLSGGAIQENWLLSVSLTGGAHEGVLACVLRADAPSGVAVSHSRAQEFALLREAFAAGVTVPEPLWLGDASVLGRDFFVMRKARGTAAAHRLMKEPHLGGDRERLVERIGEEMARLHAIRPPVERLSFLPAPVRSPALQGVKEFRHFLDGHHTAFPALEWGLRWLERNAPETAQPVLTHRDFRTGNYMVDEAGLTAVLDWEFAAWSDPLEDLGWFCARCWRFGQLGKEAGGMGSREALFRGYERVSGRRLERDAVLYWEVYAHVRWAVIAVQQGERHVSGQEPSLELALTAHIVPEVELEILRMTGGRHA, encoded by the coding sequence ATGTGGGACGCACGGAGGCAGGCCCTGGAGGCGTTCCTGGCGGAGAAGGCGGGCGCTCGCTCGGCGCGAATCGATGACGCGCGCCTGCTTTCGGGTGGGGCCATCCAGGAGAACTGGCTGCTGTCGGTGTCGCTCACGGGCGGGGCCCATGAAGGCGTGTTGGCGTGCGTGTTGCGCGCGGACGCACCTTCGGGCGTCGCCGTGTCGCACAGCCGCGCGCAGGAGTTCGCCTTGCTGCGAGAGGCCTTCGCCGCCGGGGTGACGGTCCCCGAACCCCTGTGGCTGGGCGACGCGTCCGTGCTGGGTCGCGACTTCTTCGTGATGCGCAAGGCGCGGGGAACGGCCGCGGCGCACCGGTTGATGAAGGAGCCCCACCTGGGCGGAGACCGGGAGCGGTTGGTGGAGCGCATCGGCGAGGAGATGGCGCGGCTGCATGCCATCCGCCCACCGGTGGAGCGGCTGTCCTTCCTGCCCGCGCCCGTGCGCTCTCCCGCGCTCCAGGGCGTGAAGGAGTTCAGGCACTTCCTGGACGGACATCACACGGCGTTCCCGGCCCTGGAGTGGGGCCTCCGCTGGCTGGAACGGAACGCGCCCGAGACGGCGCAGCCGGTGCTGACACATCGCGACTTCCGCACGGGCAACTACATGGTGGACGAGGCGGGGCTCACGGCGGTGTTGGATTGGGAGTTCGCGGCCTGGTCGGACCCGCTGGAGGACCTGGGCTGGTTCTGCGCGCGGTGTTGGCGCTTCGGTCAGCTCGGCAAGGAGGCGGGGGGCATGGGCTCACGCGAGGCGCTGTTTCGCGGCTACGAGCGTGTGAGCGGACGCCGGCTCGAACGGGACGCGGTGCTCTATTGGGAGGTGTATGCCCACGTGCGGTGGGCCGTCATCGCGGTGCAGCAGGGCGAGCGCCATGTGTCCGGTCAGGAGCCGTCCCTGGAGCTGGCGCTGACGGCGCACATCGTGCCGGAGGTGGAGTTGGAGATTCTCCGGATGACGGGAGGACGGCATGCGTGA
- a CDS encoding SDR family NAD(P)-dependent oxidoreductase — protein MKPSAFDLGGRRALVTGASGGLGLHFAEVLARAGAEVVLAARRMETLVTEVERLRGQRLRAHAVSLDVTQADSVSAAVARAEALTGGVVDVLVNNAGVSGQHFFLQVEEAEWDTVVDTNLKGAYLVARAVARRLVERATPGSIIHIASILGLRVSGAVAPYCASKAGLIQLTKAMALELARHRIRVNALAPGYIETDFNREFFESEAAKKLIARIPFRRLGHLHELDGPLLLLASDAGGYMSGSVLEVDGGHLCSTL, from the coding sequence ATGAAGCCGTCTGCCTTTGACCTGGGTGGCCGTCGCGCGTTGGTTACCGGCGCGTCGGGAGGGCTGGGGTTGCACTTCGCGGAGGTGCTGGCCCGGGCGGGCGCGGAGGTCGTGTTGGCGGCCCGCCGCATGGAGACGCTGGTCACCGAGGTCGAGCGCCTGCGGGGCCAGCGCCTGCGTGCCCACGCGGTGTCCCTGGACGTGACGCAGGCCGACTCCGTCAGCGCGGCCGTGGCCCGGGCCGAGGCCCTGACGGGTGGCGTGGTGGACGTCCTGGTGAACAACGCGGGTGTGTCCGGCCAGCACTTCTTCCTCCAGGTGGAGGAGGCGGAGTGGGACACGGTGGTCGACACCAACCTCAAGGGGGCCTACCTGGTGGCCCGCGCCGTGGCGCGTCGGCTGGTCGAGCGGGCGACACCGGGGAGCATCATCCACATCGCCTCCATCCTGGGCCTGCGCGTGAGCGGCGCTGTCGCTCCGTACTGCGCGTCGAAGGCGGGGTTGATTCAGCTCACCAAGGCGATGGCGCTCGAGCTGGCGCGGCACCGGATTCGCGTGAATGCCCTGGCGCCGGGCTACATCGAGACGGACTTCAACCGCGAGTTCTTCGAAAGCGAAGCCGCGAAGAAGCTGATTGCGCGCATCCCTTTCCGCCGGCTGGGCCACCTGCACGAGTTGGATGGGCCGCTGCTGCTCCTGGCCTCGGACGCCGGCGGTTACATGAGTGGCAGCGTGCTGGAGGTGGATGGCGGCCACCTCTGCTCCACGTTGTGA
- a CDS encoding amidohydrolase family protein yields the protein MIDGNFVIDAVTHAYNLHPTNYRAGKYAESLAGLIWGLHSGLSGDTHRVPTTEGFLKNWSVRELAHLLFVESGVDLAVHHVLPLETLYHDGLCSFEKTLEIRHRYPNRFLVYAGVDPLRGTAALDDLERQFEALKPSGLKLYPAAWLGDKFRHTGWRMDDPSIAFPLFERAQKLGIKNVAVHKGLPMGAVPLEPYKVDDIGGAADAFPELNFEIVHGGMAFLDETGMQLSLFPNVYVNLEVTGALIVKRERWFAESLAALLKWAGPEKIMWGSGTVFTHPHPALHKFWHDFQLPDDLVQVAGMQVTPDVKRMILGGNYARYAGVDVESVKKSIANDEFSQLKARGNIQPYGYHEGLYA from the coding sequence GTGATTGACGGCAATTTCGTCATCGATGCGGTGACACACGCATACAACCTCCACCCGACAAACTACCGCGCGGGCAAATACGCCGAGTCGCTCGCGGGGCTCATCTGGGGGCTGCACAGCGGGCTCTCCGGTGACACGCACCGGGTGCCCACCACGGAAGGCTTCTTGAAGAACTGGTCCGTGCGGGAGCTGGCGCACCTGCTCTTCGTGGAGAGCGGCGTGGACCTGGCGGTGCACCACGTGCTGCCGCTCGAGACGCTGTACCACGACGGCCTCTGCTCCTTCGAGAAGACGCTGGAGATCCGGCACCGCTACCCCAACCGCTTCCTCGTGTACGCGGGCGTGGATCCGCTGCGCGGCACGGCGGCGCTGGACGACCTGGAGCGCCAGTTCGAGGCGCTCAAGCCGAGCGGCCTGAAGCTCTATCCGGCCGCGTGGCTGGGCGACAAGTTCCGCCACACGGGCTGGCGCATGGATGACCCGAGCATCGCCTTCCCGCTGTTCGAGCGGGCGCAGAAGCTGGGCATCAAGAACGTCGCCGTGCACAAGGGCCTGCCCATGGGCGCGGTGCCGCTGGAGCCCTACAAGGTGGACGACATCGGCGGCGCGGCGGACGCGTTCCCGGAGCTGAACTTCGAAATCGTCCACGGCGGCATGGCCTTCCTGGACGAGACGGGCATGCAGCTCTCCCTGTTCCCCAACGTGTATGTGAACCTGGAAGTGACGGGCGCGCTCATCGTGAAGCGCGAGCGCTGGTTCGCCGAGTCCCTGGCGGCGCTGCTGAAGTGGGCCGGCCCGGAGAAAATCATGTGGGGCTCCGGCACGGTCTTCACCCACCCGCACCCGGCGCTGCACAAGTTCTGGCACGACTTCCAGCTCCCCGACGACCTGGTGCAGGTGGCGGGCATGCAGGTGACGCCAGACGTGAAGCGGATGATTCTGGGCGGCAACTACGCGCGCTACGCGGGCGTGGATGTCGAGTCGGTGAAGAAGAGCATCGCCAACGACGAGTTCTCCCAGTTGAAGGCGCGCGGGAACATCCAGCCGTACGGCTACCACGAGGGCCTCTATGCCTGA
- a CDS encoding efflux RND transporter periplasmic adaptor subunit, whose protein sequence is MSIRRSTGLLFAWTLLPLLACDGKQEAAAYAPPVQEVATLKVQGESVVLHDEFPGRVAAFRVAEVRPQVGGLVRSRRFVEGDTVQKGQPLYSLEAAVFRATVDGAAAAHSGSEASKLQAELHAKRIQVLFDQGASTQQALDDARATLAIATAEVARARAALERARVDLDYATITAPIAGHIGISQVNEGALVGPADVTPLSVIQQIDRVFVDIKSPADRAVSLQSAQGGSGSEGAEVILISASGAPYPERGRVQFSDITVDPGSGERTVRVLVPNEKQQLLPGMFVRARVVLGEVQNALLVPQQSVLHDAEGKAQLFVVREDNTAEQRAVRVGRVIHGRYVVEEGLSAGERVVVEGQDRLAPGLQVTPVEWQHASTAR, encoded by the coding sequence ATGTCTATTCGACGGTCGACGGGTTTGTTGTTCGCTTGGACGCTGCTCCCACTGCTCGCGTGTGACGGCAAGCAGGAGGCGGCCGCCTACGCACCCCCGGTGCAGGAGGTGGCCACGCTGAAGGTGCAAGGGGAGTCCGTCGTCCTGCATGACGAGTTCCCGGGGCGCGTGGCGGCCTTCCGGGTCGCGGAAGTCCGTCCGCAGGTGGGCGGGCTGGTGCGCAGCCGCCGCTTCGTCGAGGGCGACACGGTGCAGAAGGGGCAGCCGCTCTACAGCCTGGAGGCCGCGGTGTTCCGGGCGACGGTGGACGGCGCGGCGGCGGCCCACTCCGGGAGTGAGGCCAGCAAGCTCCAGGCGGAGCTCCATGCGAAACGCATCCAGGTCCTCTTCGACCAGGGGGCGAGCACCCAGCAGGCGCTCGATGACGCCCGCGCGACGCTCGCCATCGCGACCGCCGAGGTGGCGCGGGCCCGCGCGGCGTTGGAGCGGGCCCGTGTCGACCTGGACTACGCGACGATTACCGCGCCCATCGCGGGGCACATCGGCATCTCCCAGGTCAACGAGGGCGCCCTGGTGGGCCCCGCGGATGTGACGCCCCTGAGCGTCATCCAGCAGATTGACCGCGTCTTCGTGGACATCAAGTCACCCGCGGACCGCGCGGTGTCCCTGCAGTCCGCCCAGGGCGGCTCTGGCAGCGAGGGTGCGGAGGTCATCCTGATTTCCGCCTCCGGCGCGCCGTATCCGGAGCGAGGCCGGGTGCAGTTCTCCGACATCACCGTCGACCCCGGCTCCGGCGAGCGCACGGTGCGTGTGCTGGTCCCCAACGAGAAGCAGCAGCTCCTGCCGGGCATGTTCGTCCGGGCACGCGTGGTGCTGGGGGAGGTCCAGAACGCGCTCCTGGTGCCTCAGCAGTCCGTGCTCCACGACGCCGAGGGCAAGGCCCAGCTCTTCGTCGTCCGCGAGGACAACACCGCCGAGCAGCGCGCTGTCCGCGTCGGGCGCGTCATCCACGGGCGCTACGTCGTCGAAGAGGGTCTCTCCGCGGGAGAGCGTGTCGTGGTCGAGGGGCAGGACCGCCTGGCTCCCGGCCTTCAAGTCACCCCCGTTGAGTGGCAGCACGCCTCGACCGCACGCTGA
- a CDS encoding multidrug efflux RND transporter permease subunit — MPRFFIERPVFAWVIAIFIMLAGAISIPRLPIERYPSIAPPSVTITATYPGATPAAMNDSVVSLIERGLAGVKNILYFESSSDTSGVAQIVVTFAPGTDADLAQVDIQNRLKTVESRLPQMVRQLGLQVETTATNFLLFSTLASKDGRYDEDALGDFLSRNVIEDLRRVPGVGRVQLFTPARALRVWLDPERLTAHGISVEEVAASIRAQNAEASPGRLGDMPAVPGQRVTTPLLLQGQLEDVADFERVILRANPDGSSVLLKDVAKVELGPQSYATGTRQNGKSAATFGVQLAPGANALDTSERIRERMTDLSRAFPSGVEYTIPYDAAPFVRISISQVVQTFFEAMLLVFAVMYLFLQSVRYTLIPAIVAPIALLGTFAVMLASGFSINVLTMFGMVLAIGIIVDDAIVVVENVERIMAEEGLSPVEATKKAMREITGAVIGITLVLTSVFIPMAFATGSVGTIYRQFSLAMAVSILFSAFLALTLTPALCATLLRPVAPGHAGARRGFFGGFNRLLERVTGRYARWTRAIVGRLGRAFVAYVAVVAMVALAFVRLPGAFFPEEDQGFFNAAVQLPADATAERTNTVLKELEDYLGQREGIKDVLTIQGFGFFGSGANAGLMFVMLEDWKARQGATAAGEVAAASERFGVQREGMVFNVLPPSVDGLGNSSGFAMRLEDRSGHGPEALNKAMNQVLARAAESPVIGFPYQEGLPDGSTVRIQVDRERAAVLGVPFSEINAVISTALGSTYVNDFPNKGYMQQIILQARAESRMQVEDVLKLPVRNVRGQMVPLSSVAKPVWERGPMQLVRYNGYPAVRIAGNAAPGFSSGDAMAEMERIAAELPPGFAVEWTGLSYQERLSGSEAPILLALSMLVVFLVLAALYESWSIPLSVMLVVPLGLIGALGSVLAVGLMNDIFFKVGLITIIGLSAKNAILIVEFAKQLEEQGRSPIEAAVEAARLRFRPILMTSLAFALGVVPLVLASGASAETQRAIGTGVFGGMVSGTVLAILLVPAFYVAVRSVLRRRKAEQPAPLVNHTPAENH, encoded by the coding sequence GTGCCTCGTTTTTTCATTGAACGCCCAGTGTTCGCCTGGGTGATTGCCATCTTCATCATGCTCGCCGGGGCCATCTCCATTCCCCGGCTCCCCATCGAGCGGTACCCCTCCATCGCGCCGCCGAGCGTGACGATTACCGCCACCTATCCCGGCGCCACGCCGGCCGCCATGAACGACAGCGTCGTCTCGCTCATCGAGCGCGGCCTGGCGGGTGTGAAGAACATCCTGTACTTCGAGTCGTCCAGTGACACGTCGGGCGTCGCGCAAATCGTGGTGACGTTCGCGCCGGGGACGGACGCCGACCTGGCGCAGGTCGACATCCAGAACCGCCTCAAGACGGTGGAGTCACGGCTCCCGCAGATGGTGCGGCAGTTGGGGCTCCAGGTGGAGACGACCGCCACCAACTTCCTGCTCTTCTCCACGCTGGCGTCGAAGGATGGCCGCTATGACGAGGACGCGCTCGGCGACTTCCTGAGCCGGAACGTCATCGAGGACCTGCGGCGCGTGCCCGGTGTCGGCCGCGTCCAGCTCTTCACGCCGGCCCGCGCGCTGCGCGTCTGGTTGGACCCGGAGCGGCTCACCGCGCACGGGATTTCCGTCGAGGAGGTCGCCGCGTCCATTCGCGCGCAGAACGCGGAGGCCTCGCCTGGGCGGCTGGGGGACATGCCCGCCGTTCCCGGCCAGCGCGTCACCACGCCGCTGCTCCTCCAGGGGCAGTTGGAGGACGTCGCGGACTTCGAGCGCGTCATCCTCCGGGCGAACCCGGATGGTTCGAGCGTGCTGCTCAAGGACGTCGCCAAGGTAGAGCTGGGGCCGCAGAGCTACGCCACGGGCACCCGGCAGAACGGCAAGAGCGCCGCCACGTTCGGCGTCCAGTTGGCGCCGGGGGCCAACGCGCTGGACACGTCGGAGCGCATCCGTGAGCGCATGACGGACCTCTCCCGGGCCTTCCCCTCGGGCGTGGAGTACACGATTCCCTACGACGCGGCGCCGTTCGTGCGCATCTCCATCTCGCAGGTGGTCCAGACCTTCTTCGAGGCGATGCTGCTCGTCTTCGCGGTGATGTACCTGTTCCTGCAGAGCGTGCGGTACACGCTGATTCCGGCCATCGTCGCGCCCATCGCGCTCTTGGGGACCTTCGCGGTGATGCTGGCGTCGGGGTTCTCCATCAACGTGCTGACGATGTTCGGCATGGTGCTGGCCATTGGCATCATCGTCGACGACGCCATCGTCGTGGTGGAGAACGTCGAGCGCATCATGGCGGAGGAGGGGCTGTCCCCCGTCGAGGCCACCAAGAAGGCGATGCGGGAAATCACGGGCGCCGTCATCGGCATCACCCTGGTGCTCACGTCCGTGTTCATCCCCATGGCGTTCGCAACGGGCTCGGTGGGCACCATCTACCGGCAGTTCAGCCTGGCGATGGCGGTGTCGATTCTCTTCTCGGCCTTCCTCGCGCTCACGCTCACGCCGGCGCTCTGCGCCACGCTGCTGCGTCCGGTGGCGCCGGGCCATGCGGGCGCGCGCCGGGGCTTCTTCGGGGGCTTCAACCGGCTGCTGGAGCGGGTCACGGGGCGGTACGCGCGTTGGACGCGGGCCATCGTCGGGCGGCTGGGCCGGGCCTTCGTGGCCTATGTCGCCGTGGTGGCGATGGTCGCCCTGGCCTTCGTGCGTCTGCCAGGGGCCTTCTTCCCCGAAGAGGACCAGGGGTTCTTCAACGCCGCGGTGCAGCTCCCCGCGGACGCGACGGCCGAGCGGACGAACACGGTGCTCAAGGAGCTGGAGGACTACCTGGGCCAGCGCGAGGGCATCAAGGACGTGCTGACCATCCAGGGCTTCGGGTTCTTCGGCTCGGGCGCGAACGCGGGCCTGATGTTCGTGATGCTGGAGGACTGGAAGGCACGCCAGGGCGCGACGGCGGCGGGCGAGGTGGCCGCCGCCAGCGAGCGCTTCGGCGTGCAGCGAGAGGGCATGGTGTTCAACGTCCTGCCGCCGTCGGTGGACGGGCTCGGCAACAGCTCGGGCTTCGCGATGCGGTTGGAGGACCGCTCCGGACACGGGCCGGAGGCGCTGAACAAGGCGATGAATCAGGTCCTCGCCCGCGCGGCGGAGAGCCCCGTCATCGGCTTCCCGTACCAGGAGGGGCTGCCGGACGGCTCGACGGTGCGAATCCAGGTCGACCGTGAACGCGCGGCCGTGCTGGGGGTGCCCTTCTCGGAAATCAACGCCGTCATCTCCACCGCGCTGGGGTCGACGTACGTCAACGACTTCCCCAACAAGGGCTACATGCAGCAAATCATCCTCCAGGCGCGCGCGGAGTCCCGCATGCAGGTGGAGGACGTGCTCAAGCTGCCCGTCCGCAACGTGCGCGGGCAGATGGTGCCCTTGTCGTCGGTGGCCAAGCCCGTCTGGGAGCGGGGGCCCATGCAACTCGTCCGCTACAACGGCTATCCCGCCGTGCGCATCGCTGGGAACGCGGCGCCGGGCTTCAGCAGCGGTGACGCCATGGCGGAGATGGAGCGCATCGCCGCGGAGCTGCCGCCGGGCTTCGCGGTGGAGTGGACGGGCCTCTCCTACCAGGAGCGGCTGTCCGGCTCCGAGGCGCCCATCCTCCTCGCGCTGTCGATGCTCGTCGTCTTCCTGGTGCTGGCGGCGCTGTATGAGAGCTGGTCGATTCCGCTGTCGGTCATGCTCGTGGTGCCGCTGGGCCTCATCGGCGCGCTGGGCTCCGTGCTGGCCGTGGGGCTGATGAACGACATCTTCTTCAAGGTGGGCCTCATCACCATCATCGGCCTGTCCGCGAAGAACGCGATTCTCATCGTCGAGTTCGCCAAGCAGTTGGAGGAGCAGGGCCGCTCGCCCATCGAGGCCGCGGTCGAGGCCGCGCGGCTGCGTTTCCGTCCCATCCTGATGACGTCGCTCGCGTTCGCCCTGGGCGTGGTGCCGCTGGTGCTGGCCAGCGGCGCGAGCGCCGAGACGCAGCGCGCGATTGGCACCGGCGTGTTCGGCGGCATGGTGTCGGGCACCGTCCTGGCCATCCTGCTGGTGCCCGCCTTCTACGTGGCGGTGCGCAGCGTGCTCAGGCGGCGCAAGGCGGAGCAGCCGGCGCCGCTCGTGAATCACACGCCGGCGGAGAATCACTAG
- a CDS encoding DUF6285 domain-containing protein, with the protein MRERPDGAELLAVAREVLLKELLPSLPGDKAYSARMIANAMGIAERQLRCGDGPQDVERKALSALLGRDGELTALLREFAARIRQGQFDDSAKARELLWASTVQRVRESAPKALVDEDRASSVR; encoded by the coding sequence ATGCGTGAACGTCCGGATGGCGCGGAGTTGCTGGCGGTGGCGCGCGAGGTGCTGCTCAAGGAGCTGCTGCCCTCGCTCCCCGGTGACAAGGCCTACAGCGCGCGGATGATCGCCAATGCCATGGGCATCGCCGAGCGCCAGCTCCGATGCGGTGACGGTCCCCAAGACGTGGAGCGAAAGGCGCTGTCCGCGTTGCTCGGGCGGGACGGCGAATTGACCGCACTGCTCCGCGAGTTCGCGGCGCGCATTCGCCAGGGCCAGTTCGACGACAGCGCCAAGGCGCGTGAGCTGCTATGGGCATCGACGGTGCAGCGCGTCCGGGAGAGCGCGCCGAAGGCGCTGGTGGATGAGGACCGGGCATCGTCGGTTCGTTGA
- a CDS encoding acyl-CoA dehydrogenase family protein → MDFSLSPEVEDYRLRVRAFVEQHVLPLEKQPEVFDAHENIREDIVARVRARARAEGLWAFQMPKARGGQGLGVVGMAACYEEAARSPFGPVMFNAAPPDDGNMILLEKVLRTEDLKQRWLQPLIDGKVRSAFAMTEPQGCGSDPSLTYTKATRRGDTWVITGRKWFITGAQGAQHFVLVARTSDDERKGLTAFLFDADQPGWRIERRIPIMGPEEHGGHCEIVFDGLEIPDANRLLEVGDGLKVTQIRLGTARLTHCMRWLGLAKRCLEEAGDYVSKRMSFGVTLAQHEGVQWMLGDAAKDIHMGRLLTMSAAWKLDQGDFARTDISIAKIHVADTLHKAADTAIQLLGARGYSRDTLVEWIYRYARQARLVDGASEVHKQVLSRAYLAEGPGFFKWGV, encoded by the coding sequence ATGGATTTCTCCCTGTCCCCCGAGGTCGAGGACTACCGCCTGCGCGTGCGGGCCTTCGTCGAACAGCACGTCCTGCCGCTGGAGAAGCAGCCCGAGGTGTTCGACGCGCACGAGAACATCCGCGAGGACATCGTCGCCCGTGTGCGCGCCCGTGCTCGCGCCGAAGGACTGTGGGCCTTCCAGATGCCGAAGGCGCGTGGCGGGCAGGGCCTGGGCGTGGTGGGCATGGCGGCCTGCTACGAGGAGGCGGCGCGCTCGCCCTTCGGGCCCGTGATGTTCAACGCCGCGCCGCCCGACGACGGCAACATGATTCTGTTGGAGAAGGTCCTCCGGACCGAGGACCTCAAGCAGCGCTGGTTGCAGCCCCTCATCGACGGGAAGGTGCGCTCGGCGTTCGCGATGACGGAGCCCCAGGGGTGTGGCTCCGACCCGTCCCTCACGTACACGAAGGCCACGCGGCGTGGCGACACGTGGGTCATCACCGGCCGCAAATGGTTCATCACCGGTGCACAGGGAGCCCAGCACTTCGTGCTGGTGGCGCGCACGTCCGACGATGAGCGAAAGGGGCTCACCGCCTTCTTGTTCGACGCGGACCAGCCGGGTTGGCGCATCGAGCGGCGCATTCCCATCATGGGACCCGAGGAGCACGGCGGGCACTGCGAAATCGTCTTCGACGGGCTGGAGATTCCGGACGCGAACCGCCTGTTGGAAGTGGGGGACGGGCTCAAGGTGACGCAGATTCGGCTGGGCACGGCGCGCCTCACGCATTGCATGCGCTGGCTGGGGTTGGCCAAACGGTGCCTGGAAGAAGCAGGGGATTACGTCTCGAAGCGCATGAGCTTCGGCGTGACGCTGGCCCAGCACGAAGGCGTGCAGTGGATGCTGGGTGACGCCGCCAAGGACATCCACATGGGTCGGCTGCTCACCATGAGCGCCGCCTGGAAGCTGGACCAGGGCGACTTCGCTCGCACGGACATCTCCATCGCGAAGATTCACGTCGCGGACACGCTGCACAAGGCGGCGGACACGGCCATCCAGCTCCTGGGCGCGCGGGGCTACTCCCGGGACACCCTGGTCGAGTGGATCTACCGCTACGCGCGGCAAGCCCGCCTGGTGGACGGCGCCAGCGAGGTGCACAAGCAAGTGCTGTCACGCGCCTACCTGGCGGAGGGGCCAGGGTTCTTCAAGTGGGGCGTGTGA